A region from the Fundidesulfovibrio putealis DSM 16056 genome encodes:
- a CDS encoding ABC transporter substrate-binding protein translates to MKRILALCLAMMFGFASLAIAADDTVRIGVFLPLTGQNAFGGQLELEGVQMAHKEAGTVLGKKVELFVVDNKSDKVESANATKRLIEKEKVQAIIGTYGSSLAMAGGEVSEKAGVPQVGTSCTNPLVTQGKKYIFRVCFIDPLQGAGAATYAARTLKAKKAAMLVDVANDYSVGLSNFFKKSFTKLGGTVVATLNYQSGDQDFTAQLTKIISEKPDVLFIPSYFAEGAVIMKQAKELGATFKILGGDAMDNPEITKIGGNAVEGFVHTTFPYDPSMANMNAAAKKFTDDWKKTHPADKEPNVNAALGYDAYMIIIDAIKRAGKYDSESITKALAETKDFVGVTGSTTINETHDAVKPIGLITIKDGKKVYVGEVAPEL, encoded by the coding sequence ATGAAACGGATTCTGGCCCTGTGCTTGGCAATGATGTTTGGCTTCGCCTCCCTGGCGATTGCCGCGGATGACACCGTCCGCATCGGCGTGTTCCTTCCCCTGACCGGCCAGAACGCCTTCGGCGGCCAGCTGGAGCTTGAGGGCGTGCAGATGGCCCACAAGGAAGCCGGAACCGTGCTCGGCAAGAAGGTCGAGCTGTTCGTGGTGGACAACAAGTCCGACAAGGTCGAGTCGGCCAACGCCACCAAGCGCCTGATCGAGAAGGAAAAAGTCCAGGCCATCATCGGCACCTACGGCTCCTCCCTGGCCATGGCCGGCGGCGAAGTCTCCGAGAAAGCCGGCGTGCCCCAGGTCGGCACCAGCTGCACCAACCCCCTGGTGACCCAGGGCAAGAAGTACATCTTCCGCGTGTGCTTCATCGACCCCCTGCAGGGCGCCGGCGCGGCCACCTACGCCGCCCGCACCCTGAAGGCCAAGAAGGCCGCCATGCTGGTGGACGTCGCCAACGACTACTCCGTGGGCCTGTCCAACTTCTTCAAGAAGTCCTTCACCAAGCTGGGCGGCACCGTGGTCGCCACCCTGAACTACCAGTCCGGCGACCAGGACTTCACCGCGCAGCTCACCAAGATCATCTCCGAGAAGCCCGACGTCCTGTTCATCCCCTCCTACTTCGCCGAAGGCGCTGTCATCATGAAGCAGGCCAAGGAGCTGGGCGCCACCTTCAAGATCCTGGGCGGCGACGCCATGGACAACCCCGAGATCACCAAGATCGGCGGCAACGCCGTCGAGGGCTTCGTCCACACCACCTTCCCCTATGATCCTTCCATGGCCAACATGAACGCTGCGGCCAAGAAGTTCACCGACGACTGGAAGAAGACCCACCCCGCCGACAAAGAGCCCAACGTGAACGCGGCCCTGGGTTACGACGCCTACATGATCATCATCGACGCCATCAAGCGCGCCGGAAAGTACGACTCCGAGTCCATCACCAAGGCCCTGGCCGAGACCAAGGACTTTGTGGGCGTGACCGGTTCCACCACCATCAACGAGACCCATGACGCGGTGAAGCCCATCGGCCTCATCACCATCAAGGACGGCAAGAAGGTCTACGTGGGCGAAGTCGCTCCCGAGCTGTAA
- a CDS encoding glycine C-acetyltransferase codes for MRERFLSHLRQTLDQIRADGFQKSERVIDSPQSSTIHLSQGADVLNFCANNYLGLADDPRLIQAAKEGLDRFGFGMASVRFICGTQTIHKQLESALSAFLGTEDTILYSSCFDANGGLFETLLSAEDAIISDSLNHASIIDGVRLCKAKRFRYLNNDMADLEAKLKEADAEGARFKLIATDGVFSMDGIIADLKGVCDLADKYGALVMVDDSHAVGFVGDKGRGSHEHCGVLDRVDILTGTLGKAMGGASGGYTSGRREIVDLLRQRSRPYLFSNSLAPSIAAASVAVLGLLDSAEGAALRAKVRDNAARFRAAMQAHGFTLAGRDHPIIPVMLGDAVLAGRMAEELLKEGIYVIGFSYPVVPKGAARIRTQMSAAHTPEQIDRAVAAFAKVGKALGAI; via the coding sequence ATGCGTGAACGGTTCCTGTCCCATCTGCGCCAGACACTCGACCAGATCCGCGCCGACGGCTTCCAGAAATCCGAACGCGTCATCGACAGCCCCCAGTCGTCCACCATCCACCTCTCCCAGGGTGCGGACGTGCTGAACTTCTGCGCCAACAACTACCTTGGGCTGGCCGACGACCCGCGCCTTATCCAGGCAGCCAAGGAGGGGCTTGACCGCTTCGGCTTCGGCATGGCCTCGGTGCGCTTCATCTGCGGCACCCAGACCATCCACAAGCAGCTTGAAAGCGCCCTCTCGGCCTTCCTGGGCACCGAGGACACCATCCTCTACTCCAGCTGCTTCGACGCCAACGGCGGCCTGTTCGAGACGCTCCTCTCCGCCGAGGACGCCATCATTTCCGACTCGCTGAACCACGCCTCCATCATCGACGGCGTGCGCCTGTGCAAGGCCAAGCGCTTCCGCTACTTAAACAACGACATGGCCGACCTGGAGGCCAAGCTGAAAGAGGCCGACGCTGAGGGCGCGCGCTTCAAGCTGATCGCCACCGACGGAGTGTTCTCCATGGACGGCATCATCGCCGACCTGAAGGGCGTGTGCGACCTGGCCGACAAGTACGGCGCGCTGGTCATGGTGGACGACTCCCACGCTGTGGGCTTCGTGGGCGACAAGGGCCGCGGCTCCCACGAGCACTGCGGCGTGCTGGACCGGGTGGACATCCTCACCGGGACGCTCGGCAAGGCCATGGGCGGCGCGTCCGGCGGCTATACGTCAGGCCGCAGGGAGATCGTTGACCTTCTGCGCCAGCGCTCGCGGCCGTACCTCTTTTCCAACTCGCTGGCTCCGTCCATCGCCGCAGCGTCGGTTGCCGTGCTGGGCCTCCTGGACAGCGCCGAGGGAGCAGCCCTGCGAGCCAAAGTCCGCGACAACGCCGCCCGTTTCCGCGCTGCCATGCAGGCCCACGGCTTCACCCTGGCGGGCAGAGACCACCCCATCATCCCGGTGATGCTTGGCGACGCCGTGCTGGCCGGGCGCATGGCCGAGGAACTGCTGAAGGAAGGCATCTACGTGATCGGCTTCTCCTACCCCGTGGTGCCCAAGGGCGCGGCCCGCATCCGCACCCAGATGAGCGCCGCGCACACTCCCGAACAGATCGACCGCGCCGTGGCCGCCTTCGCCAAGGTGGGCAAGGCCCTGGGCGCGATCTAA
- a CDS encoding SGNH/GDSL hydrolase family protein yields the protein MYSKTVAKTTIFVFITIINTLLIAEVYSWFVFQGFIAAPATPTQNQNNSSPAFGSAYELDEKLGYRLKSKSSSLEGEVQYANKTYSMNKAPGTLRIICVGGSTTIGIDNPKLSYPAILQDMFTFALANCDIKVEVINAGAMGYNSWHTKLRAEKELDILDPDLYIVMDGTNDVIAAAAIENIEDAIKQRNILTRQISLNAKPTATSSPYLRHDSSLLLDRLNDIGLVKTIRTHVDAFFSADILDQKMKAFGFSENISEFIVERKSKGIDVALVNYGWIASDNLNATRKNIPFKYNIPLFQFGRSYIRKSLSGISQKLDTPLIDMQPWTDALLQQAPLAYRIFVDELHYTQFFNYFIAREIFEKLRTHPRLAKHAAQCQIPSPPDMDKEFSYCIGWGEYYSGFGLPTQSSHAVQTYDTEWHNLMYLDETHDDSGKGTSYKIISRSDIESDGTLEVSIASDSCDGHTDYFPRIFSNEGMVVVEQFTGGTWKKISELVNYKSTGEWSPIGSRYYFDCHAADGPQRIRIKLSGKAQLFSYQDNILFHTQLP from the coding sequence ATGTATTCAAAAACAGTCGCCAAGACCACAATCTTTGTTTTTATCACGATAATTAATACACTTCTCATTGCAGAAGTGTACTCATGGTTTGTTTTTCAAGGATTTATCGCTGCGCCAGCCACCCCCACGCAAAACCAGAACAATTCGAGTCCGGCTTTTGGCAGCGCGTATGAACTTGATGAGAAATTGGGGTACAGACTTAAATCGAAATCTTCCAGCCTTGAAGGAGAAGTCCAATACGCCAACAAGACGTACTCGATGAATAAAGCTCCAGGAACTCTTCGAATAATATGCGTCGGCGGATCGACGACCATCGGGATTGACAACCCCAAGCTATCGTATCCAGCGATATTGCAAGACATGTTCACCTTCGCACTGGCCAACTGCGATATAAAAGTGGAAGTGATCAACGCAGGAGCAATGGGGTATAACAGCTGGCACACCAAACTCCGTGCGGAAAAAGAACTCGATATCCTTGATCCTGACTTGTACATTGTCATGGATGGCACAAACGACGTCATTGCAGCAGCAGCGATCGAGAACATCGAAGATGCGATAAAGCAACGAAACATCCTTACGCGCCAGATAAGTCTCAACGCAAAGCCAACCGCGACGAGCAGCCCCTACCTCAGACACGACTCATCATTGCTTCTTGACCGCCTGAACGACATAGGACTCGTCAAAACCATCAGAACCCACGTTGATGCCTTCTTCTCTGCAGACATTCTGGATCAAAAAATGAAGGCGTTTGGCTTCTCCGAGAATATTTCCGAGTTCATTGTCGAGCGTAAAAGCAAGGGGATCGACGTCGCCCTTGTGAACTATGGATGGATTGCCAGCGACAACCTCAACGCAACCAGAAAGAACATTCCTTTCAAATACAACATCCCACTCTTTCAATTCGGACGGTCATATATTCGGAAATCACTGTCCGGCATATCGCAAAAACTCGACACGCCACTCATCGACATGCAGCCATGGACGGACGCGCTGCTCCAGCAAGCTCCCCTCGCATACAGAATATTCGTCGATGAACTTCACTATACTCAGTTCTTCAACTATTTTATCGCACGCGAAATTTTCGAGAAGTTAAGAACCCACCCCCGCCTCGCAAAACACGCTGCACAATGCCAGATCCCATCCCCTCCAGACATGGATAAGGAGTTTTCCTACTGCATCGGGTGGGGAGAATACTACTCTGGATTCGGACTCCCGACACAATCGTCACATGCTGTCCAGACATACGACACCGAGTGGCATAACCTGATGTATCTTGACGAGACCCATGACGACTCCGGAAAAGGGACCTCATACAAGATTATCTCTCGAAGTGACATTGAAAGCGACGGAACTTTAGAAGTATCCATCGCCTCTGACAGTTGTGATGGCCATACTGACTATTTCCCCAGGATTTTTTCCAACGAAGGCATGGTCGTCGTGGAACAATTCACCGGTGGGACGTGGAAAAAAATATCTGAACTCGTCAACTACAAGAGCACAGGGGAATGGTCTCCGATTGGCTCACGATACTATTTCGATTGTCACGCAGCTGATGGTCCTCAACGCATTCGCATCAAACTATCCGGGAAGGCGCAACTGTTCAGCTACCAAGACAACATACTTTTCCATACGCAACTACCATGA
- a CDS encoding PEP-CTERM sorting domain-containing protein, with amino-acid sequence MKKAISLLFVLMLLPVAGFANSIMPDFADVPNGWVTDRYQPNTFANIGTFQGRDNVLEIGINRAQGISARPGAYQSMFYNTQGMNYALTGGIGSVLSADLWIEESWADASKGTVRSDMWGVMTDGSAVSGYPIIGFTNYGGAARYRVYDGDVAGGWVDLATSVSYDDWTSFAILFTGTSFEFSINGSLVYTDTTIANTIGFSAAIMQAYNFFDPALGSLVANNYEARWSNTPAPTATPEPGTMILMGVGVLGAVFMRRRSQKGN; translated from the coding sequence ATGAAAAAGGCAATTTCTCTTCTGTTCGTGTTGATGTTGCTGCCTGTGGCAGGTTTTGCGAATTCGATCATGCCCGATTTCGCCGATGTTCCGAACGGCTGGGTGACTGACCGGTATCAGCCGAATACCTTTGCGAATATCGGCACCTTCCAGGGCCGCGACAACGTCCTGGAAATCGGTATCAACCGGGCTCAGGGCATTTCCGCCAGGCCGGGTGCCTACCAGAGCATGTTCTATAATACCCAGGGCATGAATTATGCTTTGACGGGCGGGATAGGGTCCGTTCTGTCGGCCGATCTTTGGATTGAGGAAAGCTGGGCCGATGCAAGTAAGGGCACGGTGCGGTCCGATATGTGGGGCGTAATGACAGACGGTTCTGCTGTCTCTGGTTATCCCATCATCGGTTTCACCAACTATGGCGGTGCTGCCCGCTATCGTGTGTACGACGGTGATGTTGCAGGTGGTTGGGTCGATCTTGCTACGTCGGTGAGCTACGACGACTGGACGAGCTTCGCCATCCTGTTCACCGGCACTTCGTTTGAATTCAGCATCAACGGCTCCCTGGTGTACACCGACACAACGATTGCCAATACAATCGGGTTCAGTGCGGCTATCATGCAGGCCTACAACTTCTTCGATCCAGCCCTTGGCAGCCTGGTTGCCAACAACTACGAAGCCCGCTGGTCCAACACCCCCGCCCCCACCGCCACCCCCGAACCCGGCACCATGATCCTCATGGGCGTAGGCGTTCTCGGCGCGGTCTTCATGCGCAGGCGCTCCCAGAAGGGCAACTAG
- a CDS encoding UvrD-helicase domain-containing protein, with product MDQYRADLHVHSKYSRATSKGLTPRHLAAWARAKGLDVVATGDFTHPQWLEDLKAQLVPDGEGLLRLADPQGLEPEIPWLTGYPLPGHAKFILSAEISSIYKRGGKVRKVHNLVYAPSFEAAEKLNAKLARVGNLASDGRPILGLDSRHLLEMVLETDPLAFLVPAHIWTPWFSIFGSKSGFDSVEECFGSLSSHIFALETGLSSDPDMNWLVSSLDRYRLISNSDAHSGEKLGREANLFSGPVSYEGIYRALRGEGVGHDFLGTVEFFPEEGKYHLDGHLDCGVVMDPHETKAKRGVCPVCGKPLTVGVLHRVMDLADREQPVKPQGAPGFVSLIPLNEVLGEIYGVGPTSKKVKAHMARLLSRLGPELHILSDAPLEDLAKDSPILAEAVSRMRQGKVFRQPGFDGQYGRIRVFSPDELARLVRGTALVSPPNTGSGDVPGDPVQPGAVRTPDEARAGEAAAVRSLKNPTTPSPPPPSMNERQRHAATATDQRLLVLAGPGTGKTHTLIARIRHLLEGVNTGDRPRPGADPASLLVVTFTRRAAQELKDRLDGVPVRADTLHALAHEYWTEAYGEKPVLLSDEAARRLFAEVNPELTGPRLKQAWQQLTIDRERMRRRPLPVWPKAPGQPKPALEASALVQADPPGGASGLTAGDRPASAAMDAVGAAPLTQASGHPGGHPGGQTGGPTGGLTLEDHASRYAKQKASWNLADYTDLLEFWLEKIESGIYENGFKHVLADEVQDLSPLQLAIIRALADGQSRSFFGIGDPNQSIYGFRGAVTDVARELQGFWRDLSVVALEENYRSTQPILDLAHGLFPNSRKLLAMRPVSQSGRGEIMEFTAPQALREVSWMAEKIRQLLGPTSSTLSRGKHHDLSPGDIAILVRFRGLMEPIQKVLTRFGVPCSVPESEAFWADSRVKAILNAAGRFLGMAGMEGALTLACPDRVLAKGPKEIAFYLRDVAPFDHLFWQSPEFGQLVDAYAKHGGWAGLLSHVNAQSELELVGRRAEKVRIMTLHASKGLEFEVVFMPALEDGILPFAGMGMLTGKLSASETPPDEREEERLFYVGLTRARTRLYLSHAEKRELYGRLLMLKPSRLLKKLDLHAASRSHLVARTVRKEEQLGLI from the coding sequence ATGGATCAATACCGGGCCGACCTCCACGTTCACTCGAAATACTCGCGAGCCACCAGCAAGGGCCTGACCCCCAGGCATCTGGCCGCATGGGCCAGGGCCAAGGGGCTGGACGTGGTGGCCACGGGAGACTTCACCCATCCCCAATGGCTGGAGGATCTCAAAGCCCAGCTCGTCCCGGACGGCGAAGGGCTCCTGCGCCTGGCAGACCCCCAGGGCCTGGAGCCGGAAATCCCCTGGCTTACCGGATATCCCCTGCCCGGCCACGCCAAGTTCATCCTCTCCGCCGAAATAAGCTCCATCTACAAACGGGGCGGCAAGGTCCGCAAAGTCCACAACCTGGTCTACGCGCCGTCCTTCGAGGCCGCCGAGAAGCTCAACGCCAAACTCGCGCGCGTGGGCAACCTGGCCTCGGACGGGCGCCCCATCCTGGGCCTGGACAGCCGCCACCTGCTGGAGATGGTCCTGGAGACCGACCCGCTGGCCTTTCTGGTTCCGGCGCATATCTGGACGCCCTGGTTCTCCATCTTCGGCTCGAAATCCGGCTTCGATTCGGTGGAGGAGTGCTTCGGCAGCCTCTCTTCGCATATTTTCGCCCTGGAAACCGGCCTTTCATCCGATCCGGACATGAACTGGCTGGTCTCCAGCCTGGACCGCTACCGCCTGATCTCCAACTCCGACGCCCACTCCGGCGAGAAGCTCGGGCGCGAGGCCAACCTCTTTTCCGGCCCGGTGTCCTATGAGGGCATCTACCGGGCGCTGCGCGGCGAGGGCGTGGGGCACGATTTCCTGGGCACGGTGGAGTTCTTCCCCGAAGAGGGCAAATACCACCTGGACGGCCACCTGGACTGCGGCGTGGTCATGGACCCGCACGAGACCAAGGCCAAGCGCGGCGTCTGCCCGGTGTGCGGCAAGCCCCTCACCGTGGGCGTCCTGCACCGGGTGATGGACCTTGCCGACCGGGAGCAGCCCGTGAAGCCCCAGGGTGCGCCGGGATTCGTGTCGCTCATCCCGCTGAACGAAGTGCTGGGCGAAATCTACGGGGTCGGGCCGACCTCCAAGAAGGTCAAGGCCCACATGGCCCGGCTGCTGTCGCGCCTGGGGCCGGAGTTGCACATCCTGTCGGATGCGCCGCTTGAGGATCTGGCCAAGGATTCTCCCATATTGGCCGAGGCGGTGTCGCGCATGCGCCAGGGCAAGGTGTTCCGCCAGCCCGGCTTCGACGGCCAGTACGGGCGCATCCGGGTTTTCAGCCCGGACGAGCTGGCCCGGCTGGTGCGAGGAACGGCTCTGGTCAGCCCGCCCAATACCGGAAGCGGCGACGTGCCGGGAGACCCGGTTCAGCCGGGCGCGGTCCGGACCCCGGATGAGGCCCGCGCCGGGGAAGCCGCCGCTGTCCGGAGCCTCAAGAATCCCACGACACCCAGCCCGCCTCCCCCATCCATGAACGAACGCCAGCGCCACGCCGCCACCGCCACCGACCAGCGCCTGCTGGTGCTGGCCGGACCCGGCACCGGCAAGACCCATACGCTCATCGCGCGCATCCGCCATCTGCTGGAAGGCGTGAACACCGGCGACAGGCCCAGGCCCGGCGCGGACCCCGCGTCGCTTTTGGTGGTTACCTTCACCCGCCGCGCGGCCCAGGAGCTCAAGGACCGCCTGGACGGCGTGCCCGTGCGCGCGGACACGCTGCACGCCCTGGCACACGAATACTGGACCGAAGCCTACGGAGAAAAACCGGTGCTCCTGTCCGACGAGGCCGCGCGCAGACTGTTCGCCGAGGTCAACCCGGAGCTGACCGGCCCCAGGCTCAAGCAGGCCTGGCAGCAGCTGACCATCGACCGCGAGCGCATGCGCCGCCGCCCCCTGCCCGTGTGGCCCAAGGCTCCGGGCCAGCCCAAGCCCGCCCTGGAGGCGTCTGCCCTGGTCCAGGCCGATCCGCCCGGAGGCGCGTCTGGCCTCACGGCTGGCGACCGTCCGGCGAGCGCGGCCATGGACGCTGTCGGCGCAGCGCCCCTTACCCAGGCGTCCGGCCACCCTGGTGGCCACCCCGGCGGCCAGACCGGAGGCCCCACGGGCGGGCTCACGCTCGAAGACCACGCCTCGCGCTACGCCAAGCAGAAGGCTTCCTGGAATCTGGCCGACTACACCGACCTGCTGGAGTTCTGGCTGGAGAAGATCGAATCCGGCATCTATGAGAATGGGTTCAAGCACGTGCTGGCCGACGAAGTGCAGGACCTCTCGCCTCTGCAACTTGCCATCATCCGCGCCCTGGCCGACGGGCAGTCGCGCTCCTTCTTCGGCATCGGCGACCCCAACCAGTCCATCTACGGCTTCCGTGGCGCGGTCACGGACGTGGCCCGCGAGCTCCAGGGCTTCTGGCGCGACCTGTCCGTGGTGGCCCTGGAAGAGAACTACCGCTCCACCCAGCCCATCCTCGACCTGGCACACGGCCTGTTCCCGAATTCGCGCAAGCTCCTGGCCATGCGCCCAGTGTCCCAGTCCGGACGGGGCGAAATCATGGAATTTACCGCTCCGCAAGCCCTGCGCGAGGTCTCCTGGATGGCCGAAAAGATCAGGCAGCTCCTGGGGCCGACCTCCAGCACCCTCAGCCGGGGCAAGCACCACGACCTCTCCCCCGGCGACATCGCTATCCTGGTGCGCTTCCGGGGGTTGATGGAGCCCATCCAGAAGGTGCTGACGCGCTTTGGCGTGCCCTGCTCCGTGCCCGAGTCCGAGGCCTTCTGGGCGGACTCGCGGGTGAAGGCCATCCTGAACGCCGCCGGGAGATTCCTGGGCATGGCCGGGATGGAGGGCGCGCTCACCCTGGCCTGCCCGGACCGGGTGCTGGCCAAGGGGCCGAAAGAGATCGCCTTCTACCTGCGCGACGTCGCGCCCTTCGACCACCTCTTCTGGCAAAGCCCGGAGTTCGGCCAGCTGGTGGACGCCTACGCCAAGCACGGCGGCTGGGCCGGGCTCCTGAGCCACGTCAACGCCCAGAGCGAGCTGGAACTGGTGGGACGGCGCGCCGAGAAGGTGCGCATCATGACCCTGCACGCCTCCAAGGGGCTGGAGTTCGAGGTGGTGTTCATGCCCGCCCTGGAGGACGGCATCCTGCCCTTTGCCGGGATGGGCATGCTGACGGGGAAACTCTCGGCCTCCGAGACCCCGCCCGACGAGCGCGAGGAGGAGCGCCTGTTCTACGTGGGCCTGACGCGCGCCAGGACCCGCCTGTACCTGAGCCACGCCGAGAAGCGCGAGCTCTACGGTCGGCTTTTGATGCTCAAGCCCTCGCGCCTTTTGAAAAAGCTCGACCTGCACGCGGCCAGCCGCTCGCACCTGGTGGCCAGGACCGTGCGCAAGGAAGAACAGCTGGGTCTTATCTAA
- the tdh gene encoding L-threonine 3-dehydrogenase produces MKALAKTHAGPGLELIDVPMPEVGHNDVLIKIKKTAICGTDVHIWKWDDWAQKTIPVPMHVGHEYVGEIVQLGQEVRGFEIGDRVSGEGHITCGFCRNCRAGRRHLCRNTFGVGVNRPGSFAEYLSIPAFNAFKIPDDISDDLASVFDPFGNAVHTALSFDLVGEDVLITGAGPIGIMAVAICRHVGARHVVITDVNDYRLDLARTMGATRAVNVSRENLKDVMADLRMTEGFDVGLEMSGAPQAFVAMLESMNHGAKVALLGIPPANTCIDWNHVIFKGLEIKGIYGREMFETWYKMVAMLQSGLDISTIVTHRFPIEEYQKGFDAMISGQSGKVILDWA; encoded by the coding sequence ATGAAAGCACTGGCTAAAACCCACGCCGGACCGGGCCTCGAGCTGATCGACGTCCCCATGCCGGAGGTCGGGCACAACGACGTCCTGATCAAGATCAAGAAGACCGCCATCTGCGGCACGGACGTCCACATCTGGAAATGGGACGACTGGGCGCAGAAAACCATCCCCGTGCCCATGCACGTGGGCCACGAATACGTGGGCGAGATCGTGCAGCTCGGCCAGGAGGTGCGCGGCTTCGAGATCGGCGACCGCGTGTCCGGCGAGGGCCACATCACCTGCGGCTTCTGCCGCAACTGCCGCGCCGGGCGCAGGCACCTGTGCCGCAACACCTTCGGCGTGGGCGTGAACCGCCCGGGCTCCTTCGCCGAGTACCTGTCCATCCCGGCCTTCAACGCCTTCAAGATCCCAGACGACATCTCCGACGACCTGGCCTCCGTGTTCGACCCCTTCGGCAACGCCGTGCACACCGCCCTGTCCTTCGATCTAGTGGGCGAGGACGTGCTGATCACCGGAGCCGGGCCGATCGGCATCATGGCCGTGGCCATCTGCCGACACGTGGGCGCGCGCCATGTGGTGATCACCGACGTGAACGACTACCGCCTGGACCTGGCCCGCACCATGGGAGCGACCCGCGCCGTGAACGTCTCGCGCGAAAACCTGAAGGACGTCATGGCTGATCTGCGCATGACCGAGGGCTTCGACGTGGGCCTGGAGATGTCCGGCGCGCCCCAGGCCTTCGTGGCCATGCTCGAGAGCATGAACCACGGAGCGAAGGTGGCGCTCCTGGGGATTCCGCCCGCGAACACCTGCATCGACTGGAACCACGTCATCTTCAAGGGACTGGAAATAAAGGGCATCTACGGACGCGAGATGTTCGAGACCTGGTACAAGATGGTGGCCATGCTGCAAAGCGGGCTGGACATCTCGACAATCGTCACCCACAGGTTCCCCATCGAGGAGTACCAGAAGGGCTTCGACGCCATGATCAGCGGCCAGAGCGGCAAGGTGATCCTGGACTGGGCCTAG
- a CDS encoding N-acyl homoserine lactonase family protein encodes MSATYKIHPIVAGSKRFDKGFMTYQQQMGTPYVIPLYAWLILGGDKKILVDTGELRPIVTPDREEFIGGKIETIEEGLARFGLTPADIDIVIHTHLHRDHCENDYKFENAKIYVHEKELEICHDPHPMDYRYQEDFILDVEENGQIVALTEDTEVVPGVRMIHTPAHTEGGMSVMVDTEKGKALITSFCCIMDNFYPPKEVKGLGMEVIPPSTCLDVKEAYDIVLKCRDMADIIIPLHEPSFAKGDPIG; translated from the coding sequence ATGAGCGCCACCTACAAAATCCACCCCATCGTGGCGGGTTCCAAGCGTTTCGACAAAGGCTTCATGACTTACCAGCAGCAGATGGGCACCCCCTACGTCATCCCGCTGTACGCCTGGCTGATCCTGGGCGGCGACAAGAAGATCCTGGTGGACACGGGCGAATTGCGCCCCATCGTCACCCCGGACCGCGAGGAGTTCATCGGAGGCAAGATCGAGACCATCGAGGAGGGCCTGGCCCGCTTCGGCCTGACCCCGGCGGACATCGACATCGTCATCCACACCCACTTGCACCGCGACCACTGCGAGAACGACTACAAGTTCGAGAACGCGAAGATCTACGTGCACGAGAAGGAACTGGAGATCTGCCACGACCCGCACCCCATGGACTACCGCTACCAGGAGGACTTCATCCTGGACGTTGAGGAAAACGGGCAGATCGTGGCGCTGACCGAGGACACCGAAGTGGTCCCTGGCGTGAGAATGATCCACACCCCGGCCCACACCGAGGGCGGCATGAGCGTGATGGTGGACACCGAGAAGGGCAAGGCGCTCATCACCTCCTTCTGCTGCATCATGGACAACTTCTACCCGCCCAAGGAAGTGAAGGGGCTCGGGATGGAGGTCATTCCGCCGTCCACCTGCCTGGACGTGAAAGAAGCCTACGACATCGTGCTCAAATGCCGGGACATGGCCGACATCATCATCCCCCTGCACGAGCCGAGTTTCGCCAAAGGCGACCCCATCGGATAG
- a CDS encoding IclR family transcriptional regulator has product MKGKDNASETLAKGLRILDIFGVGDEGFTLSQIAGRVSLNKTSVYRYVNTFRELGYLRRDERTGLYHLGVRALSLAHAIMEKSEMIKQVKPFVEEAFRKHGVHVDVGVVAGDAIYLIYRHESRDTSVFRSFSYSSALHYLATGKAAMAFMDPTELRQLLDRLELAPKTDKTIVDKDALLAELEKAHEQGYSVNNEEFVPGLIAIGAPLFSLRTGKVVGGVSFDSTTDQYSMKEFETRFAPYLVELAKKISAVVTL; this is encoded by the coding sequence GTGAAGGGCAAGGACAACGCCTCGGAAACTCTGGCCAAAGGCCTGCGAATCCTGGACATTTTCGGCGTCGGGGACGAGGGCTTCACCTTGAGCCAGATCGCGGGCCGCGTGAGCCTCAATAAAACTTCCGTCTACCGCTACGTGAACACCTTCCGCGAGCTCGGCTACCTGCGCCGCGACGAGCGCACCGGCCTGTACCACCTGGGCGTGCGCGCGCTCTCGCTTGCCCATGCCATCATGGAAAAGAGCGAGATGATAAAGCAGGTGAAGCCCTTCGTAGAGGAGGCCTTCCGCAAGCACGGCGTCCACGTGGACGTGGGCGTGGTGGCTGGCGACGCCATCTACCTCATATACCGCCACGAATCGCGTGACACCTCTGTGTTCCGCTCCTTCAGCTATTCATCCGCCCTGCACTACCTGGCCACCGGCAAGGCCGCCATGGCCTTCATGGACCCCACGGAGCTGCGCCAGCTGCTGGACCGCCTGGAGCTGGCCCCCAAGACGGACAAGACCATCGTGGACAAGGACGCCCTGCTGGCCGAGCTGGAAAAAGCCCACGAACAGGGTTACTCCGTGAACAACGAGGAGTTCGTGCCCGGCCTCATCGCCATCGGCGCGCCGCTCTTCTCGCTTCGCACGGGCAAGGTGGTGGGCGGCGTCAGCTTCGACTCCACCACAGACCAGTACTCAATGAAGGAATTCGAGACCCGCTTCGCCCCCTATCTGGTGGAGCTGGCCAAAAAGATTTCGGCGGTGGTGACCCTCTAG